The following coding sequences are from one Lipingzhangella halophila window:
- a CDS encoding DUF6879 family protein has translation MFDELKNSGERLALADYWPDFTRRFWETKEPGFWKLERQQTFKEPNEPSWRAFAAGDWDECVRLIQEKRDELSAYFQRVADSGFINRRVRIVGKPITPYLQWELNVLVLRHEYGGLTRVVEEPQIAALEERGPLPEIYTLGTEVMYEAVYDQDGVLEAANRFTDRALIIECQRFIERLYTVGEPLDEFFAREVAPLESPVGQ, from the coding sequence ATGTTTGACGAGCTGAAGAACTCAGGAGAACGGCTGGCCCTCGCTGATTACTGGCCCGACTTCACCAGGCGCTTCTGGGAGACCAAAGAACCGGGGTTCTGGAAACTGGAGCGGCAGCAGACCTTCAAGGAGCCCAACGAGCCCAGTTGGCGCGCCTTCGCGGCGGGCGACTGGGACGAGTGTGTTCGCCTGATCCAGGAGAAACGAGACGAGCTCAGTGCGTACTTCCAGCGCGTCGCGGATTCCGGTTTCATCAACCGCCGGGTGCGCATCGTCGGTAAACCCATCACGCCCTATCTCCAATGGGAGTTGAACGTCCTGGTGCTGCGGCACGAGTACGGCGGACTGACCAGGGTCGTCGAGGAACCGCAGATCGCCGCTCTGGAGGAGCGGGGCCCTCTGCCGGAGATCTACACGTTGGGCACCGAAGTGATGTACGAAGCGGTCTACGACCAGGACGGGGTGCTGGAGGCCGCCAACCGTTTCACGGACCGGGCGTTGATCATCGAGTGCCAGCGGTTCATCGAACGCCTCTACACCGTCGGCGAGCCGCTGGACGAGTTCTTCGCCCGGGAGGTCGCGCCCCTGGAGTCTCCGGTCGGACAGTAA